One genomic region from Listeria monocytogenes encodes:
- the csn2 gene encoding type II-A CRISPR-associated protein Csn2, producing MNFNFKLLDDPIQIEDSTIFVIEDVRVFANVTRFFYQYEEIEELTIFDAKHQPLKSSELMLITDVLGHDINSAATLKLIYADLEQQLNEKPEVKSMIDKLTATISELIGYELLEHELDLEEDEITVIELFKALGIKIETKSDTVFEKLIEIVQVYKYLSKKKLLVLINVCSYLTEEELLELRRYISLYQVKVLFIEPRKIKGSPQVTLDSDYFLHVENSV from the coding sequence ATGAATTTTAATTTTAAATTACTCGACGATCCCATACAAATTGAAGATTCTACTATATTTGTAATAGAAGATGTACGTGTTTTTGCTAATGTAACTAGATTTTTCTATCAATACGAGGAAATAGAAGAATTGACCATTTTTGACGCGAAACATCAACCATTGAAAAGTAGTGAGTTGATGTTGATTACCGATGTGTTAGGACATGATATCAATTCCGCAGCAACGCTAAAATTAATTTATGCGGACTTGGAACAGCAACTTAACGAAAAGCCTGAAGTAAAGTCAATGATTGACAAATTAACCGCGACGATTAGCGAGTTGATAGGTTACGAATTATTGGAGCATGAGCTGGATTTAGAAGAAGATGAAATAACGGTCATTGAATTATTCAAAGCTTTAGGAATAAAAATAGAAACAAAAAGCGATACCGTATTTGAGAAGTTAATTGAAATAGTACAAGTCTATAAATATCTATCTAAAAAGAAATTGTTAGTACTTATTAACGTGTGTTCCTATCTTACAGAGGAAGAACTGCTAGAGTTGAGACGGTATATCTCTTTATATCAAGTCAAAGTACTATTTATTGAACCTAGAAAAATAAAAGGATCTCCGCAAGTTACTTTAGATTCTGATTATTTTTTACATGTGGAAAATAGTGTATAA
- the cas2 gene encoding CRISPR-associated endonuclease Cas2, with protein sequence MSYRYMRMLLMFDMPTDTAKERKAYRQFRRFILSEGFIMHQYSVYSKILLNGTASKAMLARLKQQNPKKGLITLLTVTEKQFARMVYLSGEQNKSIGNSDARLVFLGDDADEF encoded by the coding sequence ATGAGTTATCGATATATGAGAATGTTATTAATGTTTGATATGCCTACAGACACAGCAAAAGAAAGAAAAGCCTATCGTCAATTTCGACGCTTTATATTGAGCGAGGGGTTTATTATGCATCAATATTCTGTCTATAGCAAAATTTTATTAAACGGAACTGCCAGTAAGGCGATGCTCGCGCGTTTAAAACAACAAAATCCTAAAAAGGGACTGATTACTTTATTGACTGTGACAGAAAAACAATTTGCGCGTATGGTATATTTAAGTGGTGAACAAAATAAAAGCATAGGTAATTCAGATGCAAGGCTTGTTTTCTTGGGAGATGATGCGGATGAATTTTAA
- the cas1 gene encoding type II CRISPR-associated endonuclease Cas1, with translation MGWRTVVVNSHSKLSYKNQHLVFKSAYQQEMIHLSEIDVLILETTDITLTTMLINCLVAENILILFCDDKRLPIGKVLPFYGRHDSSLQLTKQLEWDAELKAAVWTEIISQKILNQSTYLSMLNYDEKASSLINLHETLAVFDPTNREGHAARIYFNQLFGNDFTREQENDINSGLNYGYTLLLSIFARELVKSGCMTQFGLKHANQFNDFNLASDLMEPFRPLVDQIVYEKRNEDFQVIKRSLFELFTKQFDYNDQHMFLTNIASDYTKKIVKVLNEEREGVPEFRI, from the coding sequence ATGGGGTGGCGGACAGTTGTTGTAAATTCGCATTCGAAATTATCATACAAGAACCAGCATCTAGTTTTTAAATCGGCTTATCAACAAGAAATGATTCATCTATCAGAAATTGATGTGCTCATTCTGGAAACAACAGATATTACCTTAACTACCATGCTAATTAACTGCTTAGTAGCTGAGAATATTTTGATTCTCTTTTGTGATGATAAGCGATTGCCTATTGGAAAAGTGCTTCCTTTTTACGGCCGGCACGATAGCAGTTTGCAATTAACAAAGCAATTGGAATGGGACGCTGAATTAAAGGCTGCGGTGTGGACGGAAATTATTTCTCAAAAAATATTAAATCAAAGTACGTATTTATCGATGCTGAATTATGATGAGAAGGCAAGCTCCTTAATAAATTTACATGAAACTTTAGCTGTTTTTGACCCTACCAATCGTGAGGGTCACGCAGCTAGAATATATTTTAATCAGCTTTTTGGAAATGATTTTACGAGAGAGCAAGAAAACGATATTAATAGTGGGTTGAATTATGGTTATACTTTGCTATTAAGTATTTTTGCAAGAGAATTGGTGAAATCTGGTTGTATGACTCAATTTGGGTTAAAACACGCCAATCAATTTAATGATTTTAATTTGGCTAGTGACTTAATGGAGCCTTTTCGGCCGCTAGTGGATCAAATTGTTTATGAGAAACGCAATGAGGATTTTCAGGTAATCAAACGCTCGTTATTCGAATTGTTCACCAAGCAATTTGACTATAATGACCAACATATGTTTTTGACGAACATTGCGAGTGATTATACTAAGAAAATTGTAAAAGTCTTAAATGAAGAAAGGGAAGGAGTTCCTGAATTTAGGATATGA